The Propionispora hippei DSM 15287 DNA window GACGAAAAGCTGCTGCGCATCAACCGGGTAGTCACCGCCGTAGCCGGCCTGATTGGTGTGCTTTTGGCCATCGTCCTGCCCAATATCATCGCGGCCTTGTCTATTTTTTATTCTCTCATGTCGGTTTCGCTGACCGCGCCACTCCTGTTTGGCCTGTTTTCCCGGCGGCCAAGTACGGCAGCCGCCTTCCTCACCGCTCTGACAGGCATCGTTATTACCGCCGTCCTGCAGTTTGGTTATGGCGGTAAGGGCCTTGGTTTTTTAAACGCCCAATCGACTGCTCTCGTCGCCACCATGCTCGTCATGCTTGGCATGATGGTTCTCTTTCCCGCCAGAGATTCCGAAAAAAACACCCCATAGCAAAGGAGCAGTCTGTCACGCACAAGACTGCTCCTTTTATTTATCCGGTCAGAGGCTGTCACTCGTTTTGTCTTCCTCCACCGGTTGTTCTTCATCCTCCCGTTTAATTTCATGGCCGGTCCAGATATGCTTACTTTGGCACATCCAGTCCTGTACCACATTTAGAGCCTCGCCGAATCGCTGGAAGTGAACAACTTCCCGCTGCCACAAAAAGCGCAGCGTGTCTTTTACACAGGGATCGTCGGTACAGGCAATCAGATGTTCATAGGTAGCACGGGCCTTTTGTTCCGCTGCCATATTTTCCGTCAGATCGGTAATGGGATCACCCAGACAGGCAATATATTTTGCCGACCAGGGTACGCCGTTGGCATCGGCCCAGAACAGCCCGCCGTCATGCTGCACGAACTGCCCTTCCCAGCCGGCTTCCTTGTAATCCTTGCAAGTCGCGCACTCAGTCAGTTTATAGACCAGTGCGGCTATCATCTCCATATGGGCCAGTTCCTCGGTTCCGATATCCGTAAGGGTAGCTCTGGCCATATCGGTAGGCATGCTGTAGCGTTGATTAAGATAACGCAGCGACGCCGATAATTCACCGTCCGGACCGCCGTACTGGGTAATGACCATTTTGGCGAACTTTACATCCGGCCGGCTTACTCTTACCGGGTGCTGCAGTTTTTTTTCATATAGCCACATGATGCTGACATTCCTCCTTCTTCCTTATAGCTGCCACGGCCAGGGTCCTTGCGACCATTGCCAGGGTTCACCGCTGTAGCCGCCCATGCCAAAATGAATCAACGGCCCGTATTCTTCTTCATAGTCCTCCACCAGTCTCCGCAGGGCCTGCACGGCACAGTTATAGTCATTAATAGCCTCTTCATCACAGGGATGGGTATCCAGATATAAATTAAGCTCGACCGCTACAAATTCCATTTCCTGAATTCTTTTCAGCCTTGCCGCCTGTTTCTCACAGTCCACGGTATGCACCTCCTCTTACTCACTTAGCACCTTATCAACCCTAATCCAGCAAATACTGTCGGTCGATTTTCCGCAAGTCTGCGTTGTTGTCAGTCCTCATACTCCCCGGTATGACCCCTTTTTCCGCCTTGCCTTACGAAAAACAGTCCAGTCATATTCCACCTTTTTAGAATTGACAAAGTACTAGCGGGGTATTTTATA harbors:
- a CDS encoding spore coat protein CotJB, translating into MDCEKQAARLKRIQEMEFVAVELNLYLDTHPCDEEAINDYNCAVQALRRLVEDYEEEYGPLIHFGMGGYSGEPWQWSQGPWPWQL
- a CDS encoding manganese catalase family protein encodes the protein MWLYEKKLQHPVRVSRPDVKFAKMVITQYGGPDGELSASLRYLNQRYSMPTDMARATLTDIGTEELAHMEMIAALVYKLTECATCKDYKEAGWEGQFVQHDGGLFWADANGVPWSAKYIACLGDPITDLTENMAAEQKARATYEHLIACTDDPCVKDTLRFLWQREVVHFQRFGEALNVVQDWMCQSKHIWTGHEIKREDEEQPVEEDKTSDSL